The DNA sequence ATAAGGCTTAAAAGAATGACAACAAATTTATTCATATGTGGCTTACCCTTATTTGGCTAATGCTTAGTGCATAGGTAACAAGTAGTGATCAAACAACAAGACAATAAACAGCAACATTAAATGCACAATAGAGTACTTAAAGGTAGCAAAAGCAGTGTCGCTGTTGGCGTTAAACTTGAGTTGCCACGCATACCAGCAAAAGCCTAAGTTTAAGGCGCAAGCACCAAGTAAATAAAGCCAGTTACTCATGCCGACTAAATAAGGAAGTAAGCAGACAACAAAGAGTAATACGGTGTAGAGCAGAATTTGTGTTTTAGTGAACTCAATGCCATGGGTTACTGGCAACATAGGAATATTAACCTTGGCATAGTCATCTCTGCGATGTATGGCTAATGCCCAAAAATGCGGTGGTGTCCAAGTGAAAATAATCAGTACCAGTAATAGTGCATTACCGTGAATTTCATTGGTCATCGCTGTCCAACCCAGTAAAGGTGGAATAGCACCAGCTAGGCCGCCAATAGTAATATTTTGTGGTGTTGCTCTTTTTAAATATAAGGTGTAGATAAAGCTATAACCCACTAAGCCAGCAAAGGTAAGGTAAGCTGTGAGCGGATTTACTAGGGCATACAGCAAGACAAAACCAAGTACAGCAATGCTGATAGCGAATATGATGGCGTTTTTACTGCTCACTTGTCCTTGAGGTAGCGGGCGATTGTGCGTTCTGCCCATCACAGCATCGATTTTTTTATCGATTATATGATTCAGCGCAGCAGCAGCTGAAGAAAGTAAACCTATACCTAACATGGCAGGAATTAATATTTGCCAAGGTAAGCCACCAGGTACAGATAAACTCATGCCTACCAAGGCAGTAAGGACTAACAGTGCAACGACTCTTGGTTTGGTCATTT is a window from the Litorilituus sediminis genome containing:
- the cyoE gene encoding heme o synthase encodes the protein MANTLNKQLATVDVTEQAKPLAILSEVRKWRAYYQMTKPRVVALLVLTALVGMSLSVPGGLPWQILIPAMLGIGLLSSAAAALNHIIDKKIDAVMGRTHNRPLPQGQVSSKNAIIFAISIAVLGFVLLYALVNPLTAYLTFAGLVGYSFIYTLYLKRATPQNITIGGLAGAIPPLLGWTAMTNEIHGNALLLVLIIFTWTPPHFWALAIHRRDDYAKVNIPMLPVTHGIEFTKTQILLYTVLLFVVCLLPYLVGMSNWLYLLGACALNLGFCWYAWQLKFNANSDTAFATFKYSIVHLMLLFIVLLFDHYLLPMH